Proteins from a genomic interval of Paenibacillus sp. FSL R5-0623:
- a CDS encoding YqzL family protein: protein MRDFSWKVFAMTGDVESYLLYTEACNSLGQESDNAREVIEDEEAEG, encoded by the coding sequence ATGCGAGATTTTTCGTGGAAGGTTTTTGCGATGACGGGGGATGTGGAGTCCTATTTGTTATATACCGAGGCGTGTAACTCGTTAGGACAGGAGTCGGATAATGCAAGGGAAGTGATTGAAGATGAAGAAGCCGAAGGATAA
- the recO gene encoding DNA repair protein RecO: MLYRVEGIVIRSMDYGEGNKIITLCTESGGKVGVLVRGAKKPKSRHAALVQPFTYGQYVYFRNTGLGTLNAGEIVESYHELREDLVKASYASYACELLDRVLQDEETGTFWFKQLKACLQALKEEKDPVVITSLYEMKILQASGYGPQFDECISCNQERPDEQLFISPRLGGVLCRACKHFDPPAMSVSPKALKLLRLFAQLDLQRLGNISVSESTRDEIKKLMRAFMDHQLGLNLKSRSFLDQMEKYGI; the protein is encoded by the coding sequence ATGCTATACAGGGTGGAAGGGATTGTCATCCGCAGCATGGACTACGGCGAAGGGAACAAAATCATTACGCTTTGCACCGAAAGCGGCGGGAAAGTAGGGGTACTCGTCCGCGGTGCCAAAAAGCCCAAGAGCCGACATGCTGCACTGGTGCAGCCGTTTACGTATGGTCAATATGTATATTTTCGCAATACAGGTCTAGGCACACTGAACGCTGGAGAAATTGTTGAATCTTATCATGAGTTGCGTGAAGATCTGGTCAAGGCCTCATATGCTTCTTATGCGTGTGAACTATTGGATCGGGTGCTTCAGGATGAAGAGACAGGTACATTTTGGTTCAAACAGTTAAAGGCGTGTTTGCAAGCTTTGAAGGAAGAGAAAGATCCGGTTGTTATTACAAGTCTGTACGAAATGAAAATATTACAGGCATCCGGATACGGTCCACAGTTCGATGAGTGCATCTCCTGCAATCAGGAGCGACCAGATGAGCAGTTGTTTATAAGTCCCAGACTTGGTGGCGTCTTGTGTCGAGCATGCAAACATTTCGATCCTCCAGCGATGTCAGTTAGTCCAAAGGCTCTGAAGTTGTTGCGTTTGTTCGCGCAGTTGGATCTGCAACGCTTGGGAAATATATCAGTAAGTGAGTCTACCCGTGATGAGATCAAAAAGTTGATGCGTGCTTTTATGGATCATCAGCTCGGTCTGAATCTTAAATCCCGTTCTTTCCTCGATCAGATGGAGAAGTACGGGATTTGA
- a CDS encoding DUF188 domain-containing protein — protein sequence MKPGGLGLSELNIRHIVVDGDACPVKTEIAQTARLFNIPVLLVSSFDHLLQGGEGVRTVQVDRSDQSADLYIANHIKPYDVVITQDYGLAALALGKRCYVLSFRGREFNDRDIDFMLDSRHSAAKARKRGHYGKGPKPFTEQDREMFQHKLTKLLKDLQENV from the coding sequence ATGAAACCGGGTGGTCTGGGTTTGAGTGAGTTAAATATACGTCACATTGTTGTGGATGGTGATGCTTGCCCGGTCAAAACCGAGATTGCGCAAACCGCTCGCCTTTTCAACATCCCCGTATTGTTAGTCTCTTCATTTGATCATTTGCTTCAAGGAGGAGAAGGGGTACGAACCGTGCAAGTGGATCGCAGTGATCAGAGCGCAGACCTGTATATTGCTAATCATATTAAGCCATATGATGTGGTTATCACTCAGGACTATGGACTTGCGGCACTTGCGCTCGGCAAACGTTGTTATGTTTTGTCCTTTCGTGGTCGTGAATTCAACGATCGTGACATTGATTTCATGTTGGATTCTCGTCATTCTGCGGCCAAAGCACGAAAAAGAGGCCATTACGGAAAAGGCCCAAAGCCTTTCACAGAGCAGGATCGAGAAATGTTTCAACATAAACTGACAAAACTTTTAAAAGATTTGCAGGAGAATGTGTAA
- the glyQ gene encoding glycine--tRNA ligase subunit alpha — MNFQQMILTLQQFWAEHNCIIVQPYDTEKGAGTMNPMTFLRSLGPEPWKVAYVEPSRRPSDGRYGENPNRLYQHHQFQVIIKPSPDNIQEIYLESLKRLGIDPLKHDIRFVEDNWENPSLGCAGLGWEVWLDGMEITQFTYFQQVGGIETNPVAVEITYGMERLASYIQDKENVFDLEWVEGITYGDVFRQPEFEHSKYTFEVSDVKMLFTLFNMHEEEANKAMAQHLVFPAYDYVLKCSHTFNLLDARGAISVTERTGYITRVRNLARQVAATYMEEREKLGFPLIKKGGAEHV; from the coding sequence ATGAATTTTCAGCAGATGATTCTAACGCTGCAACAATTCTGGGCCGAGCATAACTGTATTATTGTCCAGCCATACGATACGGAAAAAGGGGCAGGTACGATGAACCCGATGACCTTTTTGCGTTCGCTTGGACCCGAACCTTGGAAAGTGGCCTATGTGGAGCCTTCCCGTCGTCCTTCGGACGGACGTTATGGTGAGAACCCTAACCGGCTGTACCAGCATCATCAGTTCCAGGTAATCATCAAGCCTTCACCGGACAATATTCAGGAAATTTATCTGGAAAGTCTGAAACGTCTGGGCATTGATCCGCTCAAACATGATATTCGGTTTGTTGAAGATAACTGGGAGAATCCTTCCCTTGGTTGTGCAGGTCTTGGTTGGGAAGTATGGTTGGACGGAATGGAAATTACACAATTTACGTATTTCCAACAGGTCGGTGGAATCGAGACAAATCCGGTAGCTGTTGAAATTACGTATGGTATGGAGCGTTTGGCTTCTTACATTCAGGATAAAGAGAATGTGTTTGATCTGGAATGGGTGGAAGGTATTACTTATGGTGATGTATTCCGTCAGCCAGAATTCGAACACTCTAAATATACGTTTGAAGTATCTGATGTCAAAATGCTGTTTACACTCTTCAACATGCATGAAGAAGAAGCAAACAAAGCCATGGCGCAGCATCTGGTATTCCCGGCATATGACTATGTGCTGAAATGTTCCCACACGTTCAACCTGTTGGATGCACGTGGGGCCATCAGTGTAACGGAACGTACGGGTTATATCACACGTGTCCGTAATCTGGCTCGCCAAGTCGCTGCAACATATATGGAAGAGCGTGAGAAGCTAGGCTTCCCGCTGATCAAGAAAGGGGGAGCCGAGCATGTCTAA
- the glyS gene encoding glycine--tRNA ligase subunit beta — protein sequence MSKDLLFEIGLEEVPARFMRAAIAQLQERIVKWLDASRIAYGEVNAYATPRRLAVLIQNVAEKQEDIEEEVKGPSRKIALDDSGNWSKAALGFARSQGVEPDQFTFKELNGVEYIYATKSSKGVETASVVGEGLLSVLHAMTFPKFMRWASYDFKFVRPIRWIVAMLGSDVIDLEVTGVKSGNVTRGHRFLGKEAVISTPSSYVEVLRAEHVIVDIQEREQMIVSQIQALAAEKKWDIAIKEDLLEEVLFLVETPTVLFGTFDSSFLNIPQEVLITSMREHQRYFPVLDNEGQLLPFFVTVRNGGSDSLDVIAKGNEKVLRARLSDAKFFYEEDQKLQIKDALSKLESIVFQEELGTVGDKVRRIRKIADGLAAKLQVSGDVAESVSRSADICKFDLVTLMVGEFPELQGVMGEDYARKAGEKEEVAKAVFEHYQPRFAGDQSPASLVGAIVSAADKMDTIVGCFSINIIPTGSQDPYALRRQAAGIVQILLDHKLPLTLSDVFGVALQVHAQMNLLKRADEEVRKDLQDFFGLRVKKLLSETVRYDVVDAVISSGFDDISAVVPKGEALMAAVLTGDAFKTTVESFNRVGNLAAKASNASVHPELFTEDGERQLHEAWSKTNAEYRQALTQHHAAEALAIASAWKDGITSFFDSVMVMAEDEAVRANRLALLAAIDRDLKGFADFSKLVW from the coding sequence ATGTCTAAGGATCTGTTATTTGAAATCGGGTTGGAAGAAGTACCTGCACGGTTTATGCGCGCAGCAATCGCACAGCTACAAGAGCGTATCGTGAAATGGCTTGACGCATCCCGCATTGCTTATGGTGAAGTGAACGCGTATGCCACACCGCGCCGTCTGGCTGTTTTGATTCAAAATGTGGCTGAAAAACAGGAAGATATCGAGGAAGAAGTGAAAGGTCCTTCACGCAAAATTGCCCTGGACGACAGTGGCAATTGGAGCAAGGCTGCACTCGGATTCGCCCGCAGTCAAGGTGTTGAACCCGACCAGTTCACGTTCAAGGAACTGAACGGTGTCGAATATATCTATGCAACGAAGAGCAGCAAAGGTGTGGAGACGGCTTCCGTGGTTGGCGAAGGATTACTTTCTGTATTACATGCCATGACGTTCCCAAAATTCATGCGTTGGGCTTCCTATGATTTCAAATTTGTACGTCCAATCCGCTGGATTGTGGCTATGCTCGGCAGTGATGTTATCGATCTGGAAGTGACAGGTGTTAAATCGGGTAATGTAACTCGCGGACATCGTTTCCTCGGTAAGGAGGCCGTGATCTCCACTCCGTCTTCATACGTGGAAGTGTTGCGTGCAGAACATGTCATTGTTGATATCCAGGAACGTGAACAGATGATTGTATCCCAGATTCAGGCACTGGCTGCTGAGAAAAAATGGGATATCGCGATTAAGGAAGACTTGCTGGAGGAAGTCCTGTTCCTGGTGGAAACACCTACCGTATTATTCGGGACATTTGACTCCTCATTCTTAAATATTCCACAAGAAGTATTGATTACTTCCATGCGTGAGCATCAGCGTTATTTCCCTGTACTGGACAATGAAGGACAATTGTTGCCATTCTTCGTGACGGTACGTAACGGTGGAAGCGATTCACTGGACGTTATTGCCAAAGGAAATGAAAAAGTTCTGCGTGCACGTCTGTCTGATGCCAAGTTCTTCTATGAGGAAGATCAGAAGCTACAGATTAAGGATGCATTGTCGAAGCTGGAAAGTATCGTTTTCCAGGAAGAACTAGGAACCGTTGGAGATAAAGTGCGTCGTATTCGCAAGATTGCAGATGGACTTGCTGCCAAACTGCAAGTATCCGGTGATGTTGCTGAATCCGTTAGCCGCTCAGCAGATATCTGCAAATTCGATCTGGTGACACTGATGGTGGGAGAATTCCCGGAACTGCAAGGTGTGATGGGTGAGGATTATGCTCGTAAAGCTGGCGAAAAAGAAGAAGTGGCCAAAGCGGTATTCGAACACTATCAGCCACGTTTCGCTGGAGATCAATCCCCTGCTTCTCTTGTTGGTGCCATTGTGAGTGCTGCGGACAAAATGGATACAATCGTGGGTTGTTTCTCTATCAATATTATTCCAACCGGTTCCCAGGATCCGTACGCACTGCGCCGTCAGGCTGCAGGTATTGTACAGATTTTGCTGGATCACAAGCTTCCGCTGACATTGTCAGACGTGTTCGGAGTAGCCCTTCAAGTACATGCCCAGATGAACCTGTTGAAACGTGCAGATGAAGAGGTTCGTAAAGATCTGCAAGACTTCTTTGGTCTTCGTGTGAAAAAATTGTTGTCCGAAACCGTTCGCTACGACGTAGTGGATGCCGTAATTTCTTCCGGATTCGATGATATCAGCGCTGTGGTACCAAAAGGTGAAGCGTTGATGGCGGCTGTTCTGACAGGAGACGCATTCAAAACAACGGTTGAGTCGTTCAACCGTGTGGGTAATCTGGCTGCCAAAGCATCCAATGCTTCCGTACATCCAGAACTGTTCACGGAAGATGGAGAACGTCAGCTACATGAGGCATGGAGCAAAACGAATGCAGAATATCGTCAGGCGTTGACTCAGCATCATGCTGCTGAAGCACTGGCTATTGCATCTGCCTGGAAGGATGGTATTACCTCATTCTTCGATTCGGTTATGGTTATGGCCGAAGATGAAGCTGTTCGGGCGAATCGACTTGCCTTGCTCGCGGCTATTGATCGTGACTTAAAAGGATTTGCTGATTTTTCCAAGTTGGTTTGGTAA